One segment of Fusarium poae strain DAOMC 252244 chromosome Unknown contig_8, whole genome shotgun sequence DNA contains the following:
- a CDS encoding uncharacterized protein (TransMembrane:1 (n2-10c15/16o76-94i)), giving the protein MVLWFGGLALEPGLACDPQKHPRRVYERGAKQPGLKGLPLRADSLVWRPMVPQRLSIVVRRPPRNGFTDRVLGMPALQQLGFGLVASSWVLWMAGRWLRLKLSIGGNHSLRTPKW; this is encoded by the exons atggttttgtggtttggtggcc tggccctcgagcccggtctggcgtgcGACCCACAAAAACACCCTCGGAGGGTATATGAGAGGGGAGCAAAGCAGCCCGGCCTGAAAGG acttccactgcgtgctgattcactggtttggcgacccatggtcccgcagcgtctcagcatagtggttcgtcgacccccacgaaacggcttcactgaccgcgtactggggatgcctgcgttacagcagcttggcttcggcctcgttgctagcagttgggttctgtggatggctggccgctggctacgcctgaaactgagcatcgGAGGTAAC